The Sebastes umbrosus isolate fSebUmb1 chromosome 24, fSebUmb1.pri, whole genome shotgun sequence genome contains the following window.
TGTGTAGCAGagggtagagtagagtgtgtaatagatgtgtaatagacggtagagtgtgtaatagacggtagaagtggtagagtggtagtagagggtagagtgtgtaatagatgtgtaatagacggtagaggtggtagagtgtgtaatagacggtagagtggtagtagatgtataatagacggtagagtggtagtagagtgtgtaatagacggtagaggtggtaatagacggtagagtgtgTGGTAGAGGTGTGGTAGAGTGTGTGGTAGAGgtgtagagtgtgtaatagacggtagaggtggtaatagacggtagagtgtgTGGTAGAGGTGTGTAGTAGACGGTAGAGgtggtagagtgtgtaatagacggtagagtgtgtaatagatgtgtaatagacggtagaggtgTAGCAGagggtagagtagagtgtgtagcagagggtagaggtgtaatagacggtagagtggtagtagagtgtgtaatagacggtagagtgtgTGGTAGAGgtgtagagtgtgtaatagacggtagagtgtgtaatagacggtagaggtgGTAATAGacgtgtaatagacggtagagtgtggtagagtgtgtaatagacggtagagggtAGAGTGGtagtagagtgtgtaatagacggtagagggtAGAGTGGtagtagagtgtgtaatagacggtagaggtggtagagtgtgtaatagacggtagaggtgGTAGAgtggtagagtgtgtaatagatgtgtaatagacggtagaggtgTAGTAGATGTGTAGCGTagagtagagtgtgtaatagacggtagagtgtgTGGTAGAGGTGtagtagagtgtgtaatagacggtagagtggtagtagagtgtgtaatagacggtagaggtggtagagtgtgtaatagacggtagaggtgtagtagagtgtgtaatagacggtaaaGTGGTAGTAGATGTGTAGCAGAGGGTAGAGTAGATTGtcctctaccgtctattaccacctctaccgtctattacacatctattacacactctaccacactctaccgtctattacacctCTACCCTCTGCTACACACTCTACcacctctaccgtctattacacatctATTACACATCTACTACCACTCTACcctctattacacactctaccccactctaccgtctattacacatctattacacgctctaccgtctattacacactctaccacactctaccgtctattacacctctaccctctgctacacactctaccgtctattacacactctaccacactctaccgtctattacacatctattacacactctaccacCTCTACTAcacctctaccgtctattacacatctattacacactctactaccactctaccgtctattacacactctactctACACATCTACTACCACTCTaccctctaccgtctattaccacctctaccgtctattacacactctaccaccactctaccgtctattacacactctaccacCTCTACTACACACTCTACCATCTATTACacatctattacacactctaccgtctattacacactctactctaccctCTGCTACACATCTACTAccactctaccgtctattacacatctattacacactctaccctCTACcatctattacacactctaccctCTGCTACACATCTACTAccactctaccgtctattacacactctaccctctaccgtctattacacactctaccacCTCTACTACACACTCTACCATCTATTACacatctattacacactctaccgtctattacacactctactctaccctCTGCTACACATCTACTAccactctaccgtctattacacactctactaccactctaccgtctattacacactctaccctCTGCTACACATCTACTACCCCTCTACTACACACTCTACCCTCTAGTACACACTCTaccctctaccgtctattacacactctaccatACACTAcacctctaccgtctattacacatctACTACCACTCTACCCTCTGCTACACAcactaccgtctattacacatctACTACCACTCTACACAcactaccgtctattacacactctaccatCTACTACacatctattacacactctactaCACGTCTGCTACACCTCTACCGTCTAGTACACACTCTACCATCTACTACACACTCTACCTCTATTACATACTCTACCTactacacacactctctactaCCCTCTATTACACATCTACTCTACCTCTAACTTCTACTACACATTCCTCTACGCTCTTTTATGTACTACAACAACTAGTGGATTTGATAATTACCAAATGTTTGCTCTACTTCTCGTCTCCTCCAGGCCGTTCCAGTCCTTTTGTTCATTGAAGAGTCTGGATAGAAAACAGAGGTATACATTAATAATCTGATCATGTGGTGTGATGATGACAAGGAGTTAAAAGTGAATTACATTAAAGTCACAAAATGCCTCACAATGATTAAATTGAgcccttcactgtctgtgagtccatttgttttacaaaggtattgaataataaaatgaagtaaaataaataaaacatgcattTCCGACTATGTTATTTGCCTGATTCCATTCTACACCATCTACTATTAATAAAAAAGGCTAAATATctttaaacaacaaataaacaaatctaAAATCATTAAAGTATCTAGagaatatttttgctttacTGATATTTCCTTACCTTGTGAGTTCGTCCAGCATCCACCTCGTCTTGGAGGCGGCTTCTGATGAGCCTCCCCGTTGTTCTCCAGTGTTTTCTGGATGAcggagacacacaaaaaaacacattacagacacagtaattcaattataaaaatcatgtcatagtacagtatgtcattaaatgtttacatttaatacACTACTCGGTTAAGCGCACTAAGCGTCTGTCAGGTAAGGAATGACGACTTGTAGAAAGCTACTGGTTGCGTGGCACCTTGCGAGTGTCGTAGGAATTACATTCGGTCATCAATGCTAGTGCTGTTAGCGATTTTGGTGGACAACTCGGTAGTTTAATGTGGAAGTGAGATTTTGGCTATTTTATTTCTGGCTCCCTCAATTGGCACTCAGTCATCAAAAGTTTAAGAACCCCTATCGTAGAAAATTAAGCATATGGAGCACTGGAGTTTGGTACATCTCTGCAGTCAGACATAAAGCCTATCTGCCTCCCACTAGTTCCAGACCATTACTGCCGGGGCCTATTAGCGATGAGTGATGTGGCCGATAATTGTGAAAGTACTTGTAGGGATATGCTGTTGAAAATTACTGGAGGCCTTGTTCACATCATGAGCTCAATGctgaactttacattttttggcACACATGGAACAGATGTGAACATTGAAGTGCTGTCCATAACAGGAAGGAACAGCTCAGAATATCTATTGCTGGATTGGTTTGGTCTGTTAAGACTACTGTAAGTATGTTATATCTGTATGAGGAATGATAGAATAAGTGGTCTTGAAGCTCTGGTGTAAACGCAAACTTCTCTGCCTGAAGTCTGGCAGACAGGCAAAACCCATTAGCAAGGCTCTGTTAGCGATCGTCTTGTAAACCGAGACCCCGGGCATTCATTAGGCATCAATCAAAGGACGAGGTGCGATGATTAAATGATGAGTGCAAATGCTTAACAGTGTTCGGTACACCAGGCCACTTTACTCTGACACTTGAAAGTGGGGTAAAATGGATGGAGGAAacatgatgttagtctccatgTAGATGGCTGCAACTGGTTAATTTATTCCCGGAAGTTATTAAAGAAAGTGAATTTCAAAACCTTGAAGTCAAAGCTTGATGATGCCTACAGATGCTTTTGGAGTAAAGGGAATTCAGTAATCATCGTTAAATTACACTCGATTTAGGAATTCACAAACTTTGTTCCTGTTTCAAAGCTCAGAGAGTATCAGTAGGCACCAGTAAATGAAACACCAGAACCAAGTTTGGGATTTAGGATGCACTAGAAACTTTAAACATGCTTAGgcatccatccattttcacTCACTTCTGCATTATTATCAAGGCCCATCTCgataaaatgtagttttaaggcattcattatttattaagcTTCTGAGAAATTAGAATATATATCCTTGGTATTTGTTTTAACTTATTTGTAAGAAGGAATACTTGTTGTGAAATTTGAAAGTCCCTGCAACTGGACTCATGAAAGAGAGACAGCTAACGACTGCAGGACCCCCACCCAAATCTAATATGAGACGAACACACAACATACCGTCCAGGTTCCTCTCTGCGTTCAGCTCGTCATCGTCGTTGCTTTCCTGGGTGCTGTACTGGATGTGGTAATGACGGAGGAAGTGGACCGCTTCATCCATCAGTGTGTTCCCCACCTGCAGTGAACACAGAGGTGGATGAGAGTCATGTTAAAGGTCTGCTACAGCATTAAACCATTCATTTAAAACACTTAATGTGACTGGAATTAATTGGGTTCAATTAACAAACAATCTGAAAAATCCCACTGAATTCTGTTTGAACCCACCATCTGCAcataaagattatttttatttataaattcatTGTACATTTGTTTAAATGAAACCTTTAAGTctataaattgtcagaaaataatgcagtttaaaaaataaattaaaatatgttgTAGCATATgtcataataaagtcataaaactattttttttaaagtcacggtaaaatgtcagaaaaactatttttttaaagtcacggtaaaatgtcagaaaaactatttttttaaagtcacggTAAAATGtcatacaaatatttttaaagtcATGGCAAAATGTTAAGAATAGTATGCCCTAAAAGAAAAATCATATAGTATATGTCACAAAAAGTCATATCACAAAATCACATCTACACAACATTAATCTCAAGCATTCAACAGTTCTCCtttcacagcagaaaaaaagcaaaaataccagAGTGTCTGTGTTGAAGACATCAAAATATACAGCCACTGAACAGATATTtgtcaaatgtattttgtttcaTGGTGAATGGAGAGAAAATTAGGACAATACAGGTTTTCCCAAGAGATCACTGCacttattttaaatgaaaactgATCATGACGATATTTATGATTAGATATGCTTACAGAAAGACAAACTTTTTCATCATAAACTATGTTAGTGCTGCAACCGCATCCAGAGCCGAGAAGGTTGAACGTTTTTTCTGAGCACTTAACATGACGTGTCAGAGCTTGCTGTTGCATATATGcactgtatgcatgcatgtgtgtgtgttagtgtacTCCCTGCTCTGTCTGTAAGGCTGAGCTCCAGTAGAGCTGACAGCTTGCTGTGACAGAGAGCCTTAAACAAACCCACTGGGTCGGCTGCTGCACAGCAGAAATGCCTTTGATTCTATtaggcctctgtgtgtgtgtgtgtggcctgttGGCTTAGAGAGTTCAGGCCTAATAGCAGCGTGAAGATGTGAAGAACATCCTTACCGCTGTGTTTTATCTCCAAGCATTCTTTGATCCTGTGCTCAGCAATGATCGGTTAAGTTCTGGTGTCTCTGACTTTTTGGAGAAAAGAGCTTCTAATGATTAAATTTGTCTTTTCAATGTAATTCCGCGACCCTCTCGgtttttgcaacaaaaaaaaatgtgtttgaaacaaTGCCGTAATTACAGTAAGTGCTATAGAAACAATATATGGTGAAGCTCAAAGGTCACTTATTAATGATTTCAACCTCATCTCACGGTTCACTGAGTGAAGAGCCTTGATTCTCTTCACCCTTTATTGTTCCCAAACATCCATGTATAGAAATGATGGTTTGACTTATATGGGTTATATTCATGATTCAGAACTCATGCTGACTTTTATtcatatgagactagaaaaGCTACTCTGATACAGCTAGGCCATATTAACAGTGATCACCATTGAACATTTCCATTAGAAAATTAGaaatttttatatatactgtcAATAAGTTACACTACTAACAACCAATCACATGACAGAAAATACACCTTTTCTCACCAATCCTAACCTTAAATTCAATGAGCTCTTAGTGGATAAACAAAGTAAGAGGACGTCAATGGTAATACTTTGACTAAAGTCCCAGTGGGCCACCTAGCAGATCAAACATTCCCATATGGGGGCTGGGCTACTTAAATCACAAACAGATTGGTGATGTATACGGTTAGGTAAGCTGTAAACCTGATGCATCACCGATCAATACAGCACGTGGACAGTCTCAAAACACAGCAATTAGACTCGTCCACTGGACGTGGCGAGGCAGAGAAACACCATGGTGCTCTCCAACTGGATGTTAACATTTCACAATGAGGGAAACATAATAATTTAgattaacaacaacaaatattgtttatttttgtacaatttattcatttaaatggATTCCTTTTGCAGCTCacactatttttttatatatttttcaggttCCAAATCTCCTACCAGGGAATCTTTATGCTCAACATAAATAGTGATTTaatttatattgtgatatattttgATACTGACTACTATAAAATTGTATTTAGCAGTATAAAACTGTGATAAAATCAGATAATTAGACACTAAACATCTCCATTGAAGCGTACagtatttctacttttctcTTCTAATGTGAAATACTTTAAATTGAACTAAAATGATACGACTGTGTGATTTTAATAAAGAGTCTTTATCTGCATGTCATAACTAACTTTATATTGAGAAGAACTACAGTGTAGCTCAAGCAAGGCGTACACAAGGTTACTTTACTTTATGTCTGTTATAAGCAGGAAAAGCCTAAATAACCccttaaaactaaactaaactggaCTAACCCAGCCTGGCAGAAGTGCAGCCGCTGTTTCCAGCATTGTCCCATTGGCCCAAACAATACCAGCTACAGGACTCTCTGGGTATTTCCAGTTAGGCCACGCTGGCTCAACACTGCTGTCTGGTGAATATCAGGACTTAGTAGGAGTTAAGAGGTGAAAATATCTCACATTTTGCTCATTTTAAGGGTTTTTAGAGGTTTGAAGAGATGAAAGTATCTCATATTAAACAGTTTTTTCTCTCTAAAAGCAAAAGGTAGGAACAACTAACCCCAACCGACCCCTAAAATAACCCCATCACAATATTTATCTCTGTTGTATCACATATAAGGGTTTTTAATGATGTCATTTATTAACCTACATTAGTTGGGTTTGTCCTGAAATTTagtatatatttaaatacagaAAGAATGATGGTCTGATAAATTGTATCAATgaaattattgttgttttttgattGTGTTTCCGATCCCTGTTGCTATCAAATGTTGTAATCTGCTTAAAAATATTGTATCTTGCAGATATGTAAATCTCGCCTCGACAAGCTTCTTTTGGGGCACTGTGGAAAGAAGAAATCACCCCGAGCACCGCAGCGTTTTTGGGAACTTTTACTGACCCAGAGTGGAAACAGAAGCTCACATGGACCATCCATCTACAGAGACAGTGAATGGACAAACTCAGAaactgtgcacacaaacaccgaCTTAAAATATCTTCTTTAAATCACACGTTATGGCAGCAACAACACTGTTCTCTCATAGACATACAGCAGCCTGCTACACAACACAAGAAacacagactttgaacaacaACCAACATTAGCTTTCCTGATCGAGCCTCCTTCTTATCCAACATGATCACACGTCTACAACTAACGAGACACGGTCTGCCCATGTTTGTCTACTTTGACATTATTTTTGACTGCAAAAACGGATGAGTAAATAGGTTTTCATTTGGACTTTGAGTCAACCCAGTACAGACTGCAGTTCCTTCATATCTCCACAACACAGAAAAAGATGAGCACGCATAACTTTTTGTTTAAAATCACTGAATTAGTATCGGAATATCAAAATCGGTGCACTTCTCATGCGTTACTCGatgttatttgtgtgtgttataaGGCTGGGCcgtatggagaaaatcaaatatcacaatatttttgaccaaatacctcaatattgcGACCATATTGCAAGGTTGAGtattggtgctttcactaaatatttacacaatgagatttatGATAAGTTattatcagtaatgtggatattgtgtaaaagacaaataatagaacagctagaacagttcggtaagttcagaaaaaaaatactgtaatgcagcctttaataCCAGGAGAAGACGACACTTATCACGATATTACAacaaaatctaagatgatatcaagtctcatatcacaatattgatataatatcgatataatGCCCAGCCCTACTGTCTTATTGCCTCAATCATGCACTTTTGACATCCTGAAACACTGTATGGTTGGTCCAGACTGTCTAGACAAACTCGCAACTGCAACGGTTTGTACTGTAGGATTATGTTTCTAGTACACTGAAAATctaaaattcacaaatatgtgcACTAGATTCTGATTATTTGGAGCCATTTGAGAGGCCCTCATTACCTCAAGAGAGTAAATCAGCTGCAGTAAGTCAGCATGGCAAAAAAGCATCACAAACACGATCCAAGAAACAATCAGATACAAAGAGCTCTGATCCGACTGGTGTCCTTCTTTCTGCTCACTTATCGAACAAAAGCCAACACACAAAAGTCAACATGTCCTAGACGGTGTTGTAAATGAAACCATCCGAATGTCCCTGAAAAACTTGGTTGTCCTTATTAGCGGTCAATTCAGTAATCTATAAAATACCTCAAGACAGAGTTAATTCAATAAGCCTCACAAGTCCCTGCACATGGAAtcaatagatgaatagatataTGCGGAAAATAAAGCAAAGTGTGGTCACTCACAAGATATTATTATTTGGTCAATGTGAAATATTTCTTGTCAATTGGCTGATTTGATTTGCGCCTCAAGGACTGACTATATATGCTGTGTATCAAAGATGCAATGTGCTCGTCTCTATGTGTTCCTGCGCCGGATGCAAAAAAGGCAGAGAGATTGTCACAGTGTGCGTGAAAACAGATCATACAAGCCACTTAACGGCACTATAGCCAACTGATACAAGGGAGCGAGAGGAAAATCCAACCGTGCCAGCGCGCCAATATAGTTCAGCAGCTCGCTGAGAGGCGGGCAGCACCTGACAGATGCCACTTGGGAGCATAATCCCAGAGGGCTGAAAAGATCCTCCACATGACGGGAAGCCAGTGGAGCAGGAGGGGACTGGAATACCAAAACGGCAAATTGCAATgttaaatgaaatatatatctACTCCTTCCTTTTTCACTGAGCTTCGTAATGCCAAAATGGAGCCAAATGCAAGGAAATGAACGCATATATTAACTAACAATGTACAATTTAGAGCCTAAATGATCAGGCGATTAGCCATATATTCACTGGTTTCAGATATGAATGTTTACATTGtctgtttctttgtcttgtgtgatattaaactgaatatattcatgttttttgtacAAAATAAGTGACTTAAATATGTCACTGTCAGCTCTGGGAAATTATAATGggtatttttaagtatttatcaCAGTTTACTGACAaaattaatagagaaaataatcgtaagtatagtataatatagtgtgttttattagcattatttatttcacattttttttacaatttaataatacattaaatttaactaggttttgtttgtttgaaaaacagcagtctctcctttacagactcAATAAAATTACAGGCTATCTCACAGGAAAATTGCTCGGCAGAATTGTCCTTGATCCTTATTATAAGAGCAATCCCGGGCCTATAGCAGCAGGCCTGCAGGTTCATGATGTccacatcatattttattagtttattcaAATGTTATCATTCAAAATCTATATTTCTAACATGTATTACAGGATTACAGTGGTGTTTctagggggggggggttaaatctctccctctttctctcgtGCTCTCCTGCAGCTTTggtgaaacaaacaaaaggggCGCTTTGAATGGCACGTGCTCCGGGCGTCAGTCacctgtttcctagcaacgggCACAACAGAAAAGCACCTGTGGCTCTGAATAGGAGGCGGTGGAGCCcttagtttgacaaaaaaacagggagaaattaaaaaaaaaaaaaaatacaggctttttttttattatacgcTATAGGTCATGATGTATAAAAGAGTAATATGGCCCTAATAGGCCctaataattaaatttaaaaatcatATGCCTATTTCTGATTTGGTTAGACGTGCTAATAATGAGCTCAAtcggctacatttatttattgacggactgtacacactctGTTCACCCATTcgctctgtatcttttatatctctattattgtttttatcatttttgtatacctttacctctcctgtgtttcactctgtttgctgatgttgatgctttgacacctgaatttccctccggggattaataaaggttcatcttatcttactTGAGCA
Protein-coding sequences here:
- the LOC119484026 gene encoding trafficking kinesin-binding protein 2-like yields the protein MHINGHLISTSTTNLALEKEELRIHLQASKEAQRRLTREVGNTLMDEAVHFLRHYHIQYSTQESNDDDELNAERNLDENTGEQRGGSSEAASKTRWMLDELTRLFNEQKDWNGLEETRSRANIW